The DNA region atatatataagaaaaaagaaaagattttcttataaatttatataatatggaatataaaatcatgtttttttcatataatataaatatttaataaattttcatattataaaaagaatattaattataataattattgtaaatgtattatatttttttatattcataatgTTTACATAAAACACTATTCCCCTTTGTGATCTTAAAAATGAGTCatctaattttttttttttatttatatatttaaatatggAGGATTGtaaagtaaaaataaattataaatacaaaatatggatttttatttgttcatatttatatgtatataatatatcatatagATTTAAATAACAACATTAGTgacaaatataaaaatgcagttatatatataaatgtttaaaaatatataaaatgatatataaatatatatatatatatatatatatatatatatatatatatatatatatatatatagatatgtgtatataataatttttattttaaaatcATAAGAAAAgatagaaaaaaaaaaatatataataaaagtaaaaaatgagaaaatactgatcatatttatacatacatacatacatatatatatatatatatttatttatttatttatatattatgtatgCTTAATTTTAACGTAGTGTATAAATTTGTTACGTTTTACTGTTTGACTATCTTTTGATGAGAAAAGTCTATTACGACCTTTGAGAAATGATCAATAAAATCATTCAATAGATTTGGTATATCgattttaattttatctATATTGAGAAATAACCCTCCTTGAATGTAAGTACTATAAAAGTTAGAGATAGTTAAATTActtaaaatatttgaattGGTTTTATGAAATTTAGTAGTAAAACGATTAAAAGtaagaataaataattcGACCTCAAAgtcatataaatttaacTGAAATGTAGTAGTTTGTGATTTTTCCATATGttctataaatattgtttttaacaattcttttaatgatataataaatacatttgatggtacattattaatagtaatatGTGGTACTATATCTTCTCTTAAGgaataattattttgtataaatttcgagtgcatatatatattaacttgaaaattattttgaCTCATGTCTATAACTGGAGGATATGGGCTTAAATATAAATCTGGTAAAGCACTACTATAGACAGCATTACCActgttaataataatatcatcactattattactattattactattactattattactattattactattattattattattattattattattattgtgTGATTTATCCTTGCTCATATcaattttctttatttttaataatatgcTAGATTTAGAAAAACTTATcacaatattatatacatcTGCTATAGACATATGTGGTGATATTTCATGTgtttcattatatatttcatagATTAATTTGTAATAAGTAGATATTTGATTATATGTTAATCCCAATATATGACATCTTGTTTTTGATAAGTCATTTAAGAATGTTCCAACTGTCATATCTCTATATACATTTTTGATTGTAATAAATGTATCATcatgattatataaaattaaatcCACAAAATTTTGTTCATGAAGATTTTGAAATGAATGTATTTGTGTTATATCAAAAGAATTTTCTCCTAATGTAAAtcctttatatttatcaaatGTACTATCATAATGtaaatcaaaatatatactaaATCCATATGACAATAAACATTGAATATGTGCAACActattttttaatttttttttataagtattacattttttatctatatGAGTTAACtcaaataatttatataaatatggagatatatttatatgatataaaatattttgtaaaaacATCTTCTCATTTATTTCAAAATCTACATAAGGTAATATTAAActattattcatattatcaCGAGTAACTATTGAATTTGCCATGAATCCTAATATACCATTTTTCCAAAATATACttgaattatttaaagaaGAAAGAAAGTCATTACATTCTTCCATATCAACTTCATTTTCTACACTTTCACACgatatatttaattcattattttttaaattttgtATTGTATCTAatggttttttttttttgtccttattttttattcgCAAGATAAATTTTATAGCACCTCTCATAGCAATAaaacttttattatatatctcCGTgttttctaatttttttctatcctttgtattatatattatatcgTCATCACTTCCATTATCATACAAACTTCCATATAatttcaaataattttttcctatgatatgaaagaaattatattgTAATATGGTCAACATAGTTTCTGGACTTAGATAATTTGGAAACCCATGAAAAGTAGTTTCATTATTAGCAAATCCATTTATACTACTATAGaatgttatataatttgtttgATAATTTATGATTGCCGGAAGATATATCATTCTAGAGGTGAGATAATCATGTATGCTATTATCATGagaacaaaatataaatgttataatattttcttccTCAGATAagtaattttttaatacttTATTATCTATCCTATCATTACTATCACAactattcatattattaatactattaatattattattattattattgttcTTTATGTGATcattgataatattaaacTTTTCTTTCTTTCCTACCACATTTGTAAATAGTTCCCCcaatttatatattttgttagTTATACAAccaaatattttatataacaattcttctatttttatatttacattcAAATTCTTTACACgtataattttttgaatgcttggaaatattatattaacatCCAGGTGTATCAATTCATCCacattattcatattataaatattattatatgcttcttttttcttataattatttCCATCATTTTGTATATGTAAGTACTTATTCAAATTTAATTCCATATGACctaatatattataataattttcatatgTTTCTACGgtagatatataataaacattttttaaatgtatatgATAAGATATGGAAGgtattaatgataattgttttttttgatgatatatataaatggaATCACATAGAGGataaatacatatacatgttatatcttttataaaagaaataacCTCAGAATTATCTGTTAaataatgtaatatatatgttaataattcatcctctcttatatttataggtatatattttaaactaacatttttaaaaatattaccTTTCTTAAGATATATCGGaatatcttttttaacaaaagtattttcttttatatctataatagtattatataaaattaaatgaataatattattatattttgatatatcATCTGATGGATATACTATAAAAggtgtatatataaataaataatttattacatattcTATATTCATATCCTTTGGTATATCTATATAActatcattatatattatttttaattctaAATCATAcaacatatttatattagtatcttcaattattttattttttacatatattaaaacatCTCCAACAGTATAATTTTTTGGAATATTACAAATTCTTGAACTACCAAAAATGTTTCTTTCATATAAACCAGCATTATATTCAAAGCATATTATGGACatatctatttttttattttcatagTCTTCTgcatatattttcttacttaattcttttaatacTATAAAACGGTTTACATTATCATTGTGAAGGCTTTTTACTAATTCATTTATGTTACCCTCCACATCTGCATCTAAATCTGCATCTAAATCTACATCAACCTTTCGCATTTCCATATCTTTTGGGTTAATTTCATAATTAAATGTATCATTCTCCAAATTATTATCAGCTtcattaaaatttatatcaaTGTGTAAGGTGCAAAGATCTCCAGATTTACATATCTGAAATATTTCGCTGATTGTTTTTCCATGtctaataatatcatttcCATCATttagtatatatttttcactacctttaataatataaaagagAAGAAATTTGTATATCCACTTTCTTTGATATCCTATGGAATATCTTAAAAATTCGgttatatacatattataagGAATATTCAAAACAGTAATGACAAATTTTTTCTTACCAAAActaaaattattattataattattagtatatatattattattattatttatgttattattatttatattattattatttatattattaatatcgttgtttattaaaatgtttaGCGTCAAATTTTCAAATTTTTCACTTACTCCATGTACATCCATTTTTTCAGATTTAaaatcatattttttatgaacaatattctcaaataaattatccaaagaattaaataaagGATTATGAACTAAATAGAATTTGGATTCATTGAACTGAAATACTTCttcatcatttaaattttttataaaaagaacATTTTGTTGTTCCAAcatgtttttatttttattttttattatatatgtattatataatttttcgtttagtaaaaaaaattcatcAATTAATTTCgttatattaatatgatttgattttattaataaaaagtttattatatctttattgGTTATATTTAAGGgtacattatatattgttaaaggttcataattattaccATCAAAAACATAAACTGTTATTGTATAACCAATAAgagatatattattaaaatctatataatttttatttaatatttctcttaatacattatcatataattgtatttcttttaattcttcctttgatatattatttatattagATCCTATTTCAGTTGTATTATCTaaatcaatatatttttcatgTACCCTTCttctattattatttattaaaataaatgttttCAGTTGTGCTATATCTgcattatttatataatctttaatattttttatttcttttttatttacgTGTAGTGAgaatttaattttttcttcatttgGTAACTTTTTCCACCTACAAAAATTATCAGACAGAATAGTTTTTAACAATATATCTGTAGATATATTTTCAGGTACATTAATTATATGAgtcattttattttcatttttataattaacATAAAAACTTAAACACGTTATTGGGTTCTTAAAATCGATAACAGAAGGTAATGATTCTAAATTGAATGTAAGATATTCATTAAATCTCTCATTGTTTTGTATTGCATGTAAGTGTTGTGGGTATGCTTTAATTAACAGAatcttataataatttgttCTCATACcatcataattattataattattataattatgattattaaaattattatcataaatTATTTCATAATTCTGATTATCATTAGTActctttttttcttttcctttttttttcggtttcttcttcttttcAAATACTCTCAACATATCCTCAACAGTATAACCAGGaatagataaaaaatagtaatccacatttttatcttttattttgtCTTTATTTTTAGGTACTAgcataaataaattatataatttctcCTTATCCTCTATAGGTATATTAAATGAACCTctcattataatattaataagtTTCCATACTAATAAATCTAAAGGTACATTTTTAACTAATACTTTTTTTGAACtattttctaaatatatttctatatctttttcattttttgaAGATTTTTTTATGTCTAACCacatattttcattaaatCCTTTCCCACATAATTGATGTAATTCACCCATTACAGATTCTAACAATTTGCTAGAgttaaatttaattttataaaaggTACTTAACATATTtagtacatatataaatgatatatttcttttttgttcttttgttttatcatttatatcattttcttcataaatatatacatcCGAATCGTCTACATGCTCCCAGTTCCTTACTTCTGGAACGACATTAATTGTTGTATGTCTTTTATTGtaagtaaaaaaaaattcatctaataatgaattagataaaaatgtatttgtatattgtaataaaatatattttaaattatttgaagtaatatatataggtatattatatatagtatatggttggaaaatataatctatatatatatctaactttttaatatacatattattatctcTAAAATctattataatattagataataattcataataatttttagttaaaaaattattatcaatcaatattgtaaaaatatcttgataattaatttttaaatcaAAAACTAAAAGATTATCTAATACCATTTCCCATTGTCTTCCTcttattgtatatatttttatatcatttatggtacttaaattaaatgatattaatgattcattcaatatattcttcataGATTTACATAATTCATATACTGTTAAATTTTCGGGTACattcattaatataattttatcttgaaaaaaattagaatgttcatctatatataataatggGAATTCcaaatgtatatatttagaGTCTATCAAATCTATTGTATCTGGTGATTTAATATTTGATAGATTATCAACATCTACACATTCttcattcattttattctttattaataaatattcattcTCTCTACTTttaaattcttttattaCTTCATATAATGTAACATCTTTATCAAAGtttaacaaaataatattatttgtatatatatttaatgaataataattaaaacAATAACATATACTCATTACAAAcattccttttttataCGATTGTGTATTAATAAAAGTGGAAGGTATATGTATCattttattcattatatcatttataaataaatttaaagtatatccttttaatataggggcattttttatattaatgCGTTTAAAAGgattatctatatatatgacaaaggaattatataaattcccttctttataaatatgttcATCTTCATAAACGGTTATTTCTTCAGTTAGATATTCcatattttgttcattttctggatcatttaaaataagTGATTTCATATCATCATGATTGAAAAAATAgtaatttttatcatcCAAGTTAGTTGTATCCTCATTGGTTTTTTTACTATCCCCATCATTAAACAAGGACAAtttatgattataataataaatattactattattactattattagtattattattattattatcattattattattatcattattattattatcattattattattattatcattattattattattgttgttgttcCTGTCCATTTTATAATTGTACTTCATATTTGACAATGTAATTTTTGTTGTATCATTTTCTCTTTTATTCCTTTCCTGTTTATCGacattttctttttgttgACATTGGTTTTCTTTCGAATTTGTTGTCACGtcttttttatcatctttATCTTTATAGAATTCAAACAAATAATCAAAACTTTTAGGTATTATATCTATATCTTCTGCATATATTGGTGcaataataattttcatGTCTAACATTTTACTATAGTTATATAAATCTTGcacatttttaatatgttcTGGTATTCTATGACATTTGTTAGGATCATATAATTCTGCTTCCTTTCGTACTAGAAAGAAATTAAAACTGTCAATAGATTTATTAgttatattacatatacCTAATATACTCATTTTAAGCATATCTAAATCACTATTTACATCAGATGtgacatatataatatttttagaaattttcatattttccatataatatattggCATATTATGTACACtaaaatatttatctaAATATTTATCAACAGTTTCAATGACTTCGTTTATACCTTCACCAccattaatatttatagattcacttatattattatctatattatttataaccgaattatttgtataaatGCAACTGTTTTCtatattacttttttcGTTTTTTCTAATAGTTATTTCGATAATCTCATTGCCAATATTAGgtttatcatttttatcaataGTTACAagattatttttatcactGATCAAGTTTATGTCTTCTTTGGATAAGAGATCTTTATATTtcaataaaaattttaatatatttaaattgtATTTAATTCtcttattattactactatcatttgtattattatgtataatattacaatCTATATTAGTTGTAATAGtatcatttttttgtatatcCATGTGTTCAAAAGAATCATTATCTCTCTTATTATCATTACTAtaactattattattattattactattattattattaatgtTCTTGTTTGTGTTGTCacattttttgttttcttcATGTGTGTCAATCTTTTCTTTTATCACAGTTGTATTTTCTCTTGTCGTTGTTATTTTGGATTCACTATTGGTAGTATTCGTTTTAGTATTTTCAGTACTGCACTCaatatttgttatattcatttcatgtgaatacatatttataattttgttttttcgTCGTGATCCATCATTATTCgaattttctttttcttccCTTATTTCCTTGATAATATCTTCCAGAAgtatatatgttttatctgggctaataaaataaattttcatattaataagaTCAAAAACAGAATAtttaaacatattaataGATGTAGCATAATGTATTTTAACCTTACCAAAATCTAAATCGAATCCTTCTATTTCTGAATTTTGTACAATTGGAAACATGTGAACTAATGATTCTTTAATTTGataatttatatctttgaatgttttttcaaataagcttttaaataaataaagtatcttttctttattatatgtaatatcAATTTTGTTAGTTTTTAAATAAGAATTAATAattgtttttcttttagTAAAAAATCCAGTTTTGTAAATAAATCTAAGatcaaaaagaaaataattcttttgttcatcattattattattattattattattattattactattatgattattaaCATTTTCACATTCACTTTCCCTTTCACTTTCACTTTCACATTCactttcatttttatttccaCTTTCTATACCATGTGAACATTTTTTATCCATATTGTCTTCCTTTTTATGAACGGtactataatatatatttttgtaacATTCTctattatttacattttttatagatTCTTCAAATGCTTGATGATAACGATAATCTTTACATGCTTCCATCGAATCATAATATTccttttcatttatatcatttatatattctataaattccttatttaataaatcattttcttcatttcTATCATTAATATTCAATTCTTGACCTCctattttaatattaatagcATCAAAGGAACTACTGTTTAAATGAACTATTTTGTctttatcatataaaattttttcataattatcatcttcattatttatatttatattgtcattattaattatattataacacATTTCATCCTCTTCATCATAATATGcataattatcataatcACCTCTATTTATATGATCCCCTATAATAGGAAAAATAGAAATTGATTGTCCAGAAAATATACCACTAGGTGTATTACCAACAGGgcattttaatttatacCTATGTGAATGTTTTTTATTAGGTCTTTCTTTATGACTCTTCTTTAAAATAGGTTCATCACTATTTGAGTAAACTATTAGATCGTTATCGTTCTCAACATAATTATAACcatcaatatttttatttccatATACATCTATCATAGTACTAAAATGTGGCATCATATTTAATTTCCTAGATGAatcatttgttttttttcctATTCCTTTTGAAGGTATTAAATTACAAAAACAATTATTCGTTATATAACTAGAGGGGACACATAAAAGACATGTATCGTTATAATTAAAGGTGATATATTTCTCATATATAGGACATTTTctatttacatttttttcatacTGAGAACAAGATAAACAATGCATACTACCATTAGgatgatatatatgaattaatGGTATAGAATAAAAACAACaattacatttattttgaatatgctcagatatgttatataattctGAATTCTCTGCAGGAAGAGTTTGTTGATGtataatttctttaattGTTGGTTTTTCTCTTGAAATGtctttaataataataattttttttaaaatattgtCATTATGTGTAAATGGTTTTATTAcatcattttctttaaacatattattattataaattatttgtttagaaatatcacattttttttcattattttttttttttaaaaagataTGATATATACGATTTGTATTCTTCACAttgtcattttttttatttccatTTTCACTTTCTATTTTCTTACATGTATCAATTGTATCattacaaataatattattatcactgTTGGTTGATGAATTCACATTTACCTTTATATCATTGgacaatttttttttttttttttttataggTATATGAATAACCTTTTTAGTTTTTTTAGaagaaatttttataacattattgttattactctttaatatgtattcttctttattttttatattttccttaTTTTCAATTTTGTTTGATACATATGTAATAATTTCATTTCCTTCTAaatcttcttttttaaaaatatcattGTTAGGTTTTGCTTCTGGCATTTTACTAGGatgaatatataagaaaaattttttttttatttcattaaaTTCATCtcttattaaataaaagtTTTCACTCTTTGAATGTTCAAAATAAgttattactttttttctatattcatcaattctattttttatatccAAATCGAGTAATGgtttatataaatcaatAGACTTGTTTAATTGTAAAGGTGATATATTTGACACATTACAAGATATGACATTGTCACAAAATCTTTcattcataatatttatagatgatggatattttatttcttttatacTTGTATcagatatatttaaatttcTAGGAGTACTTATAATTAACATATCATTTGATATACtacataatttataatttttttctaaatattgatttcttaatataatatcttGGCTAACTCTCTTAAAATTTACCATGTCTcttttatttaaagaattttgtaattttaataaaaaacCATTTTTTGCtaaatcatttttatttatttctttgTAATCATcaagaataatataatttgttCTTAAAAGATCGTTAATAtcaattaataatttagcaatctttactttttttgtattatcattacaatcaacattctttttttctatcAATGCTAATGTTCTTAATAAATCTTCTTTAGTAATATATTCTTTCTTCTCTATCTTTGTATATAAACTCGCATCgatatcatataatatatttttattttcttcatgtattaaatatttaagaacatgaaataaattatcattttccggtaaattatatatcaCCTCTTTATCAATATGCTTATTGGTATtgttaaaataattatggttattacttttactctttccattttttttattacaaaCAATTTTTTTGTCAAAGAAATATAACGAAAACACCAAACATAGAACAATTAATTTCATCTTTTATTCTAAACCTATATAAATTCgttttattaattaataaagaaTGTTTTCCTTATGCTTATTAGCgaatattgaaaaaaaaaaaaattatgtataaaaaataaatatatatatatgtagcATACAACCAATATGTGTATACACacacaaatataaatatatatatatatatatatatatgtatatattttaagGTGCTTGTTTTAgatattttccttttagTAATTTATTCTGTTCTgttttaaataaaacattataATTCAACAATACtaacttttttatttaaatgtaaaaaaaggaagatagacaaaaaaaaaataatataatataaaataaaatacataataatataatgttaaaaatattatatgtaatatttttttacaaattttgaatattaaacataaggaatataattatttacCATACCAGTTAAACCTATATTTTGTGTGTAAATTGAAAAGAATAGAATGTTACACAAAttttataagtatatatattaagataaaatatatatattccttttaattaaatagataaaagttatattaataataatttatttatataattatttattattaatatattttaagtattttattttattttttgagTTGTCGATAGGATCGATcaataatatgaaaagTTATATGTTTCTTCTATTATAGATactattaaaaaatatattccacatatatatataaatatacgCATGTAAATTCAAACGATATTgttaaaaaagaaaaaaatattaatattaatgttaataatattttttatatataattataacatattgagttatttttattatctattTGTTGAACAAACATAATTTATGAGAACAGAAcaatatttacaaaattGGCCTTGTATAGAATAGTTATATAAgtacaaaaatattttaatttcaaaaaaatattaaattaaaatataatacacaaaaaataatctattcgacatatatatatatatatatatatatattaatctCTTAAATCgaaattttattttaagatatatatcaaaattatatgttttttttccttAAGCAAAAATATATACCATCTATTCAAGAACgtttataattttatggACAAGCTActgaaaaataataaatgtgTACATATATACCTACAAAGGtttatttacttttttgatattgatatatttaatcTTAAATTCtgttaataaattaaatatttttattaaattattcttaaatatgaaaatatattgatcTTATTTAGcttatcatcattattatattgtattcatataaatcatataatattaactTTATGATAAGTTAAATATGTtaagataaaaaaaaaaaaaaaaatttacgAAATACATAgttaataaatatacaaaaaatgttataaaaaacatattgtgtgtttatataatgatgtatttttttttttttcataaaatatcCACTTTTATCATGCAGTTGGTGTAAcgttataataattaatatataatctAATTAATAAGTtgaatgaaaatattacattTGATTATgttactatatatatatatatatatatatatatgtgtataatttttaatgtacaatattatatatatatattttttattcttctATTTTTGTGAgatataatttaatattcATTAAAATGAATCCTTCTTGTAGTAAATGAGAAAATTTACTTTTATAAATTCGCgtatttaaaaatttttttttattaaatgtatatttaaaaattgtACAAGTGTTGTAATTATTAATGATACTAGTTAgtatcatttatttatatatttataaaaaaatgatatatacatatatatatatattttttttttcttgaaatacataaaaatgaaaatttagatatttataataatttataaacttttaaaaaattaaataattcgTAGTTAATTTTGATTTTATGTTctaattaaattataaccttgttaaataaaaataaaatgagTCAAACTAACaaacaaaatgataataaaaagaataagATTACAAGAGAAAGTTTATTAGATGACCAATTTTCAGAAAATCCATCAAGTAAATTCGTTTTAAATaaggaagaaaaaaaggaagaagaaataaaCCCAAATATTTCACAACAGAAagttaataaaaaaaaaccaCTTATTGATAGAAGTTTAATAGGCCAATTTTCTGTcgaaaaatataaatcatttttatcgaaaattgaaaaatccaatgaagatataaaaaataaggaTGCAGAAAGTGTTAGAATTGATAAAGATATACTTGACTCAGaatgttataataataataataataataatgaat from Plasmodium gaboni strain SY75 chromosome 14, whole genome shotgun sequence includes:
- a CDS encoding hypothetical protein (conserved Plasmodium protein, unknown function); this translates as MSQTNKQNDNKKNKITRESLLDDQFSENPSSKFVLNKEEKKEEEINPNISQQKVNKKKPLIDRSLIGQFSVEKYKSFLSKIEKSNEDIKNKDAESVRIDKDILDSECYNNNNNNNESCVLMDVSVGIYDVCNENISDDKLRDMNITIAEVKNQDEDEQDGKDLIQEI